In the genome of Bacillus sp. S3, one region contains:
- a CDS encoding SDR family oxidoreductase has translation MDLGMNGKVVLVTAASKGLGYAVAEAMLAEGARVAISSRSEESIKKAAEELSKGGKHDVFSVAADLSKPDDVERLMDQVLHHFGQVDILICNTGGPKTSDFVDTEEGDWKNGMDMMLFPVLQMTKRVVPKMKENKWGRIIFMTSTWVKQPRKSGVISTMARSAVSGLSKHLSNELAPDNILVNQVLPGPTWTDRSREITRRLSEARGVPVEVIKEEIAEEIPLGRYGTAEEIANAVTFLASEKASFITGAALQVDGGQIKATV, from the coding sequence GTGGATTTAGGGATGAATGGAAAAGTTGTGCTCGTAACGGCAGCAAGTAAAGGTCTTGGATATGCGGTAGCCGAAGCAATGCTCGCTGAAGGGGCACGTGTAGCCATCAGTTCAAGGAGCGAGGAAAGCATTAAAAAGGCAGCTGAAGAATTATCTAAAGGCGGCAAACATGATGTTTTTTCCGTCGCTGCCGATTTGTCAAAGCCGGATGATGTGGAGCGGTTAATGGATCAAGTTCTCCATCATTTTGGTCAAGTGGATATTTTAATCTGTAATACCGGTGGTCCGAAAACATCTGATTTTGTTGATACTGAAGAGGGTGACTGGAAAAACGGAATGGATATGATGCTGTTCCCAGTCCTTCAAATGACAAAAAGAGTTGTACCTAAAATGAAAGAAAACAAATGGGGCAGAATTATCTTTATGACCTCCACCTGGGTGAAACAGCCACGGAAAAGCGGGGTTATTTCGACGATGGCCCGCAGTGCCGTTTCGGGATTATCAAAGCACCTGTCAAATGAATTAGCGCCAGATAATATCCTAGTCAACCAAGTTTTGCCTGGTCCAACATGGACGGATCGATCTAGGGAAATTACCAGACGTTTATCAGAAGCACGCGGGGTACCTGTAGAAGTCATAAAAGAAGAAATTGCTGAGGAAATTCCTCTTGGCCGATATGGTACAGCAGAAGAGATCGCTAATGCCGTCACTTTTCTAGCTTCAGAAAAAGCATCCTTTATCACAGGGGCAGCCTTGCAAGTGGACGGCGGGCAAATAAAAGCAACAGTTTAA
- a CDS encoding DMT family transporter, with product MNTNWIKVFVAALFEVFWVIGLKHADGFWTWVGTIISIIISFYGMIMAGRKLPVGTVYAVFVGLGTAGTVISEILFFGEPFKMSKILLILLLLVGVIGLKLVTKDNIKEGADS from the coding sequence GTGAACACAAACTGGATTAAAGTATTTGTTGCAGCGTTATTTGAAGTATTTTGGGTTATTGGATTGAAACACGCAGATGGCTTTTGGACTTGGGTTGGTACTATTATATCAATCATAATCAGTTTCTATGGAATGATTATGGCGGGACGAAAACTTCCCGTAGGAACTGTATATGCAGTATTTGTTGGCTTAGGTACGGCAGGTACTGTTATTTCTGAAATACTGTTCTTTGGAGAACCATTCAAAATGAGTAAAATCCTTTTGATTTTACTATTATTAGTAGGTGTAATTGGCTTGAAATTAGTGACGAAGGATAACATCAAGGAAGGGGCTGATTCCTAA
- a CDS encoding DMT family transporter: MAWISLVLAGLFEMFGVAMINKLHQDRNWKSLALLIIGFGASFLLLSYAMVTLPMGTAYAIWTGIGASGGAILGMILYGESKDWKRLVFIGLVLSAAVGLKLVS; encoded by the coding sequence ATGGCTTGGATTTCTTTAGTTTTAGCAGGTTTATTTGAAATGTTTGGTGTTGCAATGATTAATAAACTTCATCAGGATCGTAATTGGAAATCTTTAGCCTTATTAATTATTGGATTTGGAGCGAGCTTCCTATTGTTATCATATGCAATGGTAACACTTCCTATGGGGACAGCTTATGCGATATGGACGGGAATTGGTGCGTCCGGTGGAGCAATATTGGGAATGATTTTATATGGAGAATCTAAAGATTGGAAAAGACTAGTTTTCATTGGTTTGGTTTTAAGTGCAGCTGTAGGGCTGAAACTTGTTTCTTAA
- a CDS encoding leucyl aminopeptidase, with translation MLTNFTQLTKLFRDELVLCGVKEGEFVVVASQPESRVGYVDAFLAAIESLGAHGMNLQFPGIRHAHLPYIGRQTQDIDIFIDSTPQAMETLRKADMVVDVTAEGLVHTKARAVTLSNGARMLMVWEKAEILERMFPRESLRKRVETSMDMLKQAETMRVTSAAGTDISVRLASDTPIIGQYGYTDQPGRWDHFAGGFAAFYPIEESVNGRIVLDAGDILLPLNRYISSPIDITIEKGFITDIKGEGLDVLLFKQYFESWNDKDVYGTSHFGWGLDENALWEALSFYGNETYGMDARAFAGNFMWSTGPNAHVKRFTKCHYDIPMRGCSIELDGKEIITAGTIVDPRLKP, from the coding sequence ATGCTTACGAATTTTACACAATTAACGAAACTGTTTAGAGATGAATTGGTTCTTTGCGGAGTAAAAGAAGGTGAATTTGTTGTCGTGGCCAGCCAGCCGGAATCACGCGTTGGATATGTTGATGCTTTCTTAGCGGCAATTGAATCCTTAGGTGCCCATGGTATGAATCTACAGTTCCCAGGCATTCGTCATGCCCATTTGCCTTATATCGGCCGGCAAACACAGGATATTGATATTTTTATAGATTCAACTCCTCAAGCGATGGAAACCTTAAGAAAAGCGGATATGGTAGTGGATGTAACAGCGGAAGGTCTTGTCCATACAAAAGCAAGAGCCGTTACTCTAAGTAATGGAGCAAGAATGCTAATGGTTTGGGAAAAGGCTGAAATCCTTGAAAGAATGTTCCCAAGAGAATCATTAAGGAAGCGTGTAGAAACGAGCATGGATATGTTGAAACAAGCGGAAACCATGAGAGTTACTTCTGCAGCCGGCACTGATATCTCTGTTAGACTGGCAAGTGATACTCCGATTATTGGGCAATATGGTTATACCGATCAGCCTGGAAGATGGGATCATTTTGCTGGCGGGTTTGCGGCCTTTTATCCGATTGAGGAAAGTGTGAACGGGCGAATCGTTTTAGATGCGGGGGATATTTTATTGCCGCTGAATCGTTATATTTCCTCTCCAATTGACATCACGATTGAAAAAGGTTTTATCACGGATATTAAGGGCGAAGGCTTGGATGTTTTATTATTTAAACAGTATTTTGAGTCGTGGAATGATAAGGATGTATACGGGACGTCCCATTTCGGCTGGGGGTTAGATGAAAATGCCCTTTGGGAAGCTCTTAGCTTTTATGGTAATGAAACATACGGGATGGATGCACGTGCCTTTGCAGGGAATTTTATGTGGTCAACAGGCCCAAATGCGCATGTAAAGCGTTTTACCAAGTGCCATTATGATATTCCGATGCGCGGCTGCTCAATCGAACTTGATGGAAAAGAAATTATTACAGCAGGCACGATTGTGGATCCACGACTAAAACCATAA
- a CDS encoding DMT family transporter: MKILFPILGIIGGIAVAVQGQINGGLGKRVGVLEASFISFVIGTLALFFAVLFFGKGNLLAMTTVPKWQLIGGLLGVTYVITTIFLVPKIGVAPTLAAVIAGQILMGAIIDHFGLFGGTRIPIDVKKMVAIMLLFISLYLFNHK, from the coding sequence ATGAAAATACTATTTCCGATACTTGGAATCATTGGCGGTATAGCCGTTGCGGTTCAAGGTCAAATAAATGGAGGGTTAGGAAAAAGAGTTGGAGTCCTTGAAGCCTCGTTTATTTCGTTTGTTATTGGAACGCTTGCTTTGTTCTTTGCCGTCCTGTTTTTTGGAAAAGGCAATCTTTTGGCGATGACAACAGTTCCGAAATGGCAGTTAATCGGAGGGCTGTTAGGCGTTACTTATGTGATCACAACTATATTCCTCGTACCGAAAATTGGAGTCGCTCCTACTTTAGCTGCGGTCATTGCCGGGCAAATCCTAATGGGTGCAATTATAGACCACTTCGGGTTATTTGGTGGAACACGCATTCCAATTGACGTAAAAAAAATGGTTGCTATTATGTTATTGTTTATATCGCTTTATTTATTCAACCATAAATGA
- a CDS encoding SDR family NAD(P)-dependent oxidoreductase: MEKIGRLNGKVALITGATSGLGRAVAERFVEEGAHVCIVDKSQERLEEMQTLLGEAIITVHADVSTLEGNIKMVEATVEKFGRVDIFIGNAGIYDGNMGINDLSLNRIEAAFDEVMNVNVKGYLLGAKVVLQELLKTEGCMIFTASHASFYSAGGGPIYTASKHAIAGLIKELAYELAPKIRVNGVAPGVIATAMGMPNSLGSEAPSIISGVEQALPLPFIPESKDYVELYVLLASEGAKAMTGTIIQADNGISIRGLVRTSGGL; encoded by the coding sequence GTGGAAAAGATCGGACGCTTAAATGGTAAAGTTGCTTTGATTACAGGTGCGACTTCTGGGTTAGGCAGGGCAGTTGCAGAGCGCTTTGTCGAAGAAGGTGCTCACGTATGTATTGTCGATAAATCGCAGGAACGGCTTGAGGAAATGCAGACTCTTTTAGGGGAAGCGATTATTACTGTCCATGCAGATGTAAGCACTTTAGAGGGAAATATCAAAATGGTGGAGGCAACCGTTGAGAAATTTGGAAGGGTAGACATTTTTATCGGCAATGCAGGGATCTATGATGGAAATATGGGAATTAATGACCTTTCTCTTAACCGAATAGAGGCAGCATTTGATGAAGTCATGAATGTCAATGTCAAAGGATACTTACTAGGGGCAAAAGTAGTTCTTCAAGAGCTGCTTAAAACAGAAGGGTGTATGATTTTCACCGCCTCTCATGCCAGCTTTTATTCCGCCGGAGGCGGCCCTATTTATACCGCCTCCAAGCATGCCATCGCAGGCTTAATCAAAGAACTAGCTTACGAACTTGCGCCAAAGATCCGTGTGAATGGAGTGGCACCAGGTGTGATTGCGACGGCTATGGGGATGCCGAATTCCTTAGGTTCAGAGGCTCCTTCAATTATATCTGGAGTGGAACAGGCATTACCGCTGCCATTCATTCCAGAATCTAAGGATTATGTAGAGCTTTATGTATTACTCGCCTCTGAAGGTGCCAAGGCAATGACTGGAACCATCATCCAGGCTGACAATGGAATAAGCATAAGAGGATTAGTAAGGACATCCGGCGGTCTTTAA
- a CDS encoding purine-cytosine permease family protein yields the protein MNSSKLEKVFHADEQNFYDTRDMAFEMDSEAATDDYGLNRVPGNWRFSPWQAFWSLSGIPTGLAFPLTGALLTLSFGAPATIIGFLITGIIVSFGIYYASKQASNEGIGKDLMTRASLGYYGSIVTSLFSALFFVLMFSVELTVLANSLSEYVPILPYWVSAALIVAVFVLLGIYGMVLINKLQNFTLWLYAIGLILGFVGLFYGWSDKASADFARDWWKANPSGAPLSFTTVLSATGSWIGAFGLVSIWASTDVTRMVRRKEQKKGAVLSSIILGVFGCVIAGMLGIFLLASTQFTNPDPGVTFVRLLGPFGLFFIIITQLRINIMNMYLGTLAFDSSVAQVSNKGVARSWLLVPFAIIGYIIVIIPGFMGYFPTLASMASVLFAAWVGAVFGEKMLVRRRYGIPSWSEFRRAYLPAVNWIGFASFLFPTILGLAGVIGLFGDSFKATAVPVTFVGSFFLPAILAMLLGKEKVVRQYFARIPEIPESDSDMMDCAITGETLHRSDFVLCPFHNNTWISSKACASESNCGKMCQFMNIPKELPQQKEA from the coding sequence ATGAATTCGAGTAAATTAGAAAAGGTTTTTCATGCGGATGAACAAAATTTTTATGACACACGAGATATGGCATTTGAAATGGACAGTGAAGCAGCCACAGATGATTACGGACTAAACAGAGTTCCAGGAAATTGGAGGTTTAGTCCTTGGCAGGCTTTCTGGAGTTTATCCGGCATACCGACTGGACTTGCCTTTCCGCTAACAGGGGCACTCTTGACGCTATCCTTTGGAGCTCCTGCGACAATTATTGGATTTTTGATTACTGGGATAATTGTTAGTTTCGGGATTTACTATGCGTCTAAGCAAGCTTCAAATGAGGGTATTGGAAAGGACTTAATGACTAGAGCCAGTTTGGGGTATTATGGTTCAATCGTTACTAGTTTATTTTCAGCGCTATTCTTTGTCCTTATGTTTTCTGTAGAACTTACTGTTTTAGCAAACTCGCTTTCTGAATATGTTCCGATTTTACCTTATTGGGTCTCAGCCGCCTTGATTGTAGCCGTATTTGTCCTGCTTGGCATATATGGCATGGTTTTGATCAACAAATTGCAAAATTTCACCCTATGGCTTTATGCGATTGGGCTTATTCTCGGATTTGTTGGACTGTTTTACGGTTGGTCAGATAAAGCAAGTGCTGATTTTGCTAGGGACTGGTGGAAAGCGAATCCGTCAGGTGCACCCCTGTCTTTTACAACTGTATTGTCTGCAACAGGTTCATGGATCGGAGCATTTGGGCTAGTTTCCATTTGGGCATCCACTGATGTAACGCGAATGGTCCGTCGCAAAGAGCAGAAGAAGGGAGCGGTGCTATCCTCGATAATATTGGGGGTGTTCGGCTGTGTAATAGCTGGGATGCTGGGAATTTTTCTACTTGCTTCCACCCAATTCACAAATCCTGATCCTGGTGTAACATTCGTTAGGCTTCTTGGACCATTTGGTTTATTTTTCATCATTATTACACAATTACGCATCAATATTATGAATATGTACTTGGGTACGCTCGCATTTGACAGTAGCGTGGCTCAGGTGAGTAATAAGGGTGTCGCCCGTTCGTGGCTGCTTGTTCCGTTTGCTATTATCGGCTATATCATTGTCATTATCCCCGGATTCATGGGTTATTTTCCGACTCTAGCTTCGATGGCCAGTGTCCTGTTTGCGGCATGGGTTGGAGCAGTCTTCGGCGAAAAAATGCTTGTAAGACGCAGATATGGTATTCCATCATGGAGTGAATTTCGGAGGGCGTATTTACCAGCAGTGAACTGGATTGGATTTGCATCCTTTTTGTTCCCAACCATTTTGGGCCTAGCAGGAGTGATTGGTTTGTTTGGAGATTCATTCAAGGCAACAGCGGTTCCAGTTACGTTTGTTGGTTCGTTTTTTCTTCCCGCAATCCTTGCAATGTTGTTAGGAAAAGAAAAGGTCGTTCGTCAATATTTTGCTAGAATTCCCGAAATCCCTGAAAGCGATTCGGATATGATGGATTGTGCCATAACAGGGGAAACACTGCATCGCAGCGATTTTGTGCTCTGTCCATTCCATAATAATACATGGATTTCATCTAAAGCCTGTGCATCCGAGTCAAATTGTGGGAAAATGTGTCAATTCATGAACATTCCCAAAGAACTTCCACAACAAAAAGAAGCATAA
- a CDS encoding purine-cytosine permease family protein yields the protein MANRDVKDLANHSESLFYDTRDMERRLHSASDKDDYGTLRVPGDWRFGAWSSAWSWMGLSTAIAYPLTGALLTLAFGAISVIIGFLISMVLVGFGVYYTSMKSANEGIGKDLMSRSSYGYLGSVLNTLFVGIYLAILFSLETSVIAGSLAEFLPSLPFWLLVLLIIAVFVPLGIYGMVWIAKLQTVTFVLYVVGIGLVFIGLFTGWSELTSTAFAGEWWKLNPNNVPISWMTIIGATGAWMGAFGFMNIFASTDITRMTRRSERKKIAVLQVIINSCINSFLIGAMGIFFLASSNGVNPDPGVTFVWVLGPLGLLLVFVTQLRGNVMNMYLGTLAFDNVLAQLTKKSFMRSWLLIPFVLIGFIMVVSPFLQYFSTIATFAGVIFASWVGSTFGEAMLVRPLYNIPKWSEFRRAYLPNINWIGFTSLLVSIIVGMAATLGIWGDILKALSVFVSLLLAFILPVVMAAALGKEKTIQQYFKRIPEIPSVESDTMTCFVTGETEHKSDFVLCPFHSDNWISSTACATETRCNKMCQVKPVPNTVPIDQSL from the coding sequence ATGGCAAATCGCGATGTAAAAGATTTGGCAAACCATTCGGAGAGCCTTTTTTATGATACGAGGGATATGGAGCGAAGGCTTCATTCTGCAAGTGACAAGGATGATTATGGAACACTTAGAGTGCCTGGTGATTGGAGATTTGGAGCTTGGAGCAGTGCCTGGAGCTGGATGGGGCTATCAACGGCTATTGCCTATCCGCTAACAGGAGCATTATTAACTCTGGCATTCGGAGCCATTTCTGTCATTATCGGCTTTCTAATTTCAATGGTTTTAGTAGGTTTTGGAGTGTATTACACATCGATGAAGTCGGCAAATGAGGGTATTGGAAAAGATTTAATGAGCCGATCATCATATGGGTACCTCGGTTCAGTTCTTAACACATTGTTTGTTGGCATTTATTTAGCCATACTGTTTTCGCTTGAAACCTCAGTTATTGCTGGATCTTTAGCAGAATTTTTACCATCTTTACCTTTTTGGCTGCTTGTTCTACTCATTATCGCAGTATTTGTACCATTAGGAATCTACGGAATGGTATGGATTGCAAAGCTTCAAACCGTTACCTTTGTCCTTTATGTAGTGGGAATCGGACTCGTTTTTATTGGTCTTTTTACCGGCTGGTCTGAACTAACAAGTACCGCTTTTGCGGGTGAATGGTGGAAGCTGAATCCGAATAATGTTCCAATATCTTGGATGACGATTATCGGTGCAACCGGAGCTTGGATGGGTGCGTTTGGGTTCATGAATATTTTCGCTTCCACCGACATTACAAGGATGACCCGCCGAAGTGAACGAAAAAAGATTGCTGTTCTTCAAGTCATTATCAACTCATGTATTAATTCATTCCTGATTGGGGCAATGGGTATTTTCTTCCTTGCATCATCAAATGGTGTGAATCCGGATCCGGGAGTAACATTTGTTTGGGTATTAGGGCCATTAGGGCTGCTATTAGTTTTTGTTACGCAATTAAGAGGAAATGTCATGAACATGTATTTAGGAACTCTAGCTTTTGATAATGTTTTAGCCCAATTAACAAAGAAGAGCTTCATGCGTTCCTGGCTTTTAATTCCTTTTGTCCTCATCGGCTTTATCATGGTAGTCAGCCCATTTTTACAGTACTTTTCGACGATTGCTACGTTTGCCGGTGTGATTTTTGCTTCTTGGGTAGGATCAACCTTTGGCGAGGCAATGCTGGTCCGTCCGCTTTATAACATTCCAAAATGGTCGGAATTCCGCCGTGCGTATTTGCCGAATATCAATTGGATTGGTTTTACTTCCCTGCTAGTTTCTATCATTGTCGGTATGGCGGCAACATTGGGCATATGGGGAGATATTTTAAAGGCATTATCCGTGTTTGTCAGTTTACTGTTAGCATTTATTTTACCAGTAGTGATGGCCGCTGCTCTTGGAAAAGAAAAAACGATTCAGCAGTACTTTAAACGGATCCCTGAAATTCCTTCAGTTGAATCTGATACCATGACATGTTTTGTAACAGGTGAGACAGAGCACAAAAGTGATTTTGTTTTATGCCCATTTCATAGTGATAATTGGATTTCGTCTACAGCATGCGCAACTGAGACAAGATGTAATAAAATGTGCCAAGTCAAACCTGTACCAAATACAGTACCAATCGATCAATCATTGTAA
- a CDS encoding NAD(P)/FAD-dependent oxidoreductase: MTVAAYSNLFTPGKIGKLEIENRIVKASTGTGLGNRDGTVSERQIRHYKELASGGVGLLIAEYVFIDNDASKTAFCQLGISDNEYIAGLSWLASTIHDQGVKVGIQLAHCGRQRMLGIPPVKAASRIPWPEQYETTGMMPEELTIEEMKQIVKDYGAAAKRAKTAGFDCIEIHAAHGYLITNFLSQLTNKRTDLYGGSLENRMRFLTEVVKSVKEEVGDDYPVILRVNGTDYEPGGFRMEESIQVCKRAEQLGIDALHVSGGDHTTMHYQVSPMSIPKGPNVWAAESIKQEVSIPVIASGSITTPEFAEEILSQGKGDFVSLARPLLADPHFPLKAKEGRPEDIIPCIRCNDGCMERTFFNNLSVRCSVNPNMGREGELPIKVSAAPKNILIIGGGPAGMEAARVSALRGHQVTLYEKGELGGALVAAGAAKFKPDIHNLITYYISQLEKLDINIVHEEATADTVRKGNYEEVIISTGKLPKPFQVKGMDKMTVVHAKDVLSKKTSVGENVVIIGGGLTGTETALFLSNQGRHVTIVEKADSIMNDDLITFKTSYNEMLRKQKVFIYKETEIEEIHDQGALLIHRGGERREIAADTIILAHGYTSNEDFAHSLKNQMNINVHSIGDGKKPGKIYDAIHAGFVTGLYI; this comes from the coding sequence ATGACTGTAGCTGCTTATTCTAATCTGTTTACACCAGGGAAAATTGGCAAGCTGGAAATAGAAAATCGAATCGTTAAAGCCTCCACAGGCACAGGTCTTGGTAATCGGGATGGTACGGTATCGGAGAGGCAGATAAGACATTACAAAGAATTGGCCAGCGGCGGGGTCGGGCTGCTTATTGCTGAATATGTCTTTATCGACAATGATGCAAGTAAAACAGCTTTCTGTCAGTTAGGGATTAGTGATAATGAATATATCGCAGGTTTATCGTGGCTTGCTTCTACCATTCATGATCAAGGAGTAAAAGTTGGAATACAGCTTGCACACTGCGGGAGACAAAGGATGCTGGGCATTCCTCCTGTAAAAGCTGCCTCTCGTATCCCGTGGCCAGAACAATATGAAACAACCGGAATGATGCCGGAAGAACTGACGATTGAGGAAATGAAACAAATCGTTAAAGATTACGGCGCTGCAGCCAAACGGGCCAAAACGGCAGGATTTGATTGTATTGAAATTCACGCTGCCCATGGCTATTTAATAACAAACTTTCTTTCCCAACTTACGAACAAGAGAACGGACTTATATGGCGGCAGTTTAGAAAACAGAATGAGATTTTTAACGGAAGTAGTCAAAAGTGTGAAAGAAGAAGTAGGAGATGATTATCCCGTGATCTTGAGGGTCAATGGGACAGATTATGAACCTGGTGGCTTTAGGATGGAGGAATCGATTCAAGTATGTAAGAGGGCGGAACAATTAGGGATAGATGCTTTACATGTATCGGGTGGGGATCATACCACGATGCATTACCAGGTAAGCCCTATGTCCATCCCGAAAGGCCCGAACGTTTGGGCTGCAGAGTCAATCAAACAGGAGGTTTCGATCCCGGTCATTGCTTCTGGTTCTATTACCACGCCCGAATTTGCTGAGGAGATTCTTAGTCAAGGAAAAGGAGATTTTGTATCTTTAGCAAGACCTTTATTGGCAGATCCACATTTTCCGTTGAAAGCTAAGGAAGGACGTCCAGAAGATATTATTCCTTGTATTCGTTGTAATGATGGATGTATGGAAAGAACTTTCTTTAACAATCTTTCTGTCAGGTGTTCGGTCAATCCAAATATGGGCAGAGAAGGTGAATTACCAATCAAAGTTTCCGCTGCTCCTAAGAATATTCTTATTATTGGCGGGGGCCCTGCGGGAATGGAAGCAGCCAGGGTAAGCGCACTTCGTGGACATCAAGTTACCTTATATGAAAAAGGGGAACTCGGAGGAGCTTTAGTTGCTGCAGGTGCAGCAAAATTCAAACCGGATATCCATAACTTAATAACGTATTACATTTCTCAGTTGGAAAAACTAGATATTAACATTGTTCATGAAGAGGCCACAGCTGATACCGTCCGAAAAGGGAATTACGAAGAGGTCATTATTTCTACCGGCAAGCTGCCAAAGCCCTTCCAGGTGAAGGGGATGGATAAAATGACAGTTGTTCATGCGAAAGACGTTCTTTCAAAGAAAACAAGTGTCGGTGAAAATGTAGTGATCATAGGAGGTGGATTAACCGGAACAGAAACGGCCTTGTTTTTATCCAATCAAGGGAGACATGTTACTATCGTTGAGAAAGCAGATAGCATCATGAATGATGACTTGATAACATTTAAAACCTCTTACAATGAAATGTTACGTAAACAAAAAGTGTTCATTTACAAAGAGACAGAAATAGAAGAAATTCACGATCAGGGGGCGCTCTTAATCCACCGTGGGGGTGAACGTAGAGAGATTGCCGCTGACACTATCATACTTGCCCATGGTTATACGTCTAATGAAGATTTCGCTCATTCTTTAAAGAACCAAATGAATATAAATGTACACTCCATAGGAGACGGGAAAAAACCGGGCAAAATATACGATGCAATTCATGCAGGGTTTGTAACCGGACTATACATTTAA
- a CDS encoding carbon-nitrogen hydrolase family protein — protein sequence MTNKLKVSMVQMQVTDQVEINVQKAIELTKEAAKSNPDVIVLPENFHLMGTKQDFFEKAETIDGPTITKLKETARELGTYIVAGTMKLRVKEEGKLKNTCCVINPEGEIQDVYDKIHTFNAQIGGRTHAGSQVEDAGDRIVVTNIKGVPVGLSVCFDIRFPEMFRILTLKGAKVILVPAIFMLHTGMDHWEVLLRARAIENQVYMVAPATHGQFPPHNDWSYGRSMAIDPWGLMIAQSSDRDGVVTVDLDLDLVEDVRKRVPSLSQRRPDVYNWAEFDH from the coding sequence ATGACGAATAAACTAAAGGTATCAATGGTCCAAATGCAAGTAACCGATCAGGTGGAAATAAATGTTCAAAAGGCTATTGAATTAACAAAGGAAGCAGCAAAGAGTAATCCCGATGTGATCGTCCTTCCAGAAAACTTTCATTTAATGGGGACCAAACAGGACTTTTTTGAAAAAGCAGAAACGATTGATGGTCCTACCATAACGAAGTTGAAGGAGACGGCCCGGGAATTAGGTACCTATATTGTTGCAGGGACAATGAAGCTTCGGGTGAAGGAAGAAGGAAAATTAAAAAATACATGCTGTGTGATTAACCCAGAAGGGGAAATTCAAGATGTGTATGATAAAATCCACACTTTTAACGCCCAAATAGGCGGCAGAACCCATGCTGGCAGTCAAGTAGAAGATGCTGGCGATCGGATTGTCGTTACCAACATAAAGGGAGTTCCAGTTGGCCTAAGCGTTTGTTTCGATATTCGTTTTCCGGAAATGTTCCGTATTCTTACTTTAAAAGGTGCAAAAGTCATTCTCGTGCCAGCCATTTTTATGCTGCATACGGGGATGGACCATTGGGAAGTCCTTTTACGGGCCAGGGCTATTGAGAACCAGGTGTATATGGTGGCACCTGCTACCCATGGACAGTTCCCGCCGCATAATGATTGGAGTTACGGCCGCAGTATGGCCATCGACCCTTGGGGGCTCATGATTGCTCAGTCATCTGACAGAGACGGAGTTGTCACAGTGGACCTTGATTTAGATTTGGTCGAGGATGTCAGGAAACGGGTACCGTCTTTATCCCAGCGAAGACCAGATGTCTATAACTGGGCAGAGTTTGATCATTGA
- a CDS encoding diphthine--ammonia ligase, producing MEKRVALSWSGGKDCCMALDTLIQTGFEVACLVTTVPKEIGRTFGHGERTDMIRLQGEALSIPVHFIECTFETYTEEFVKAVQTLKNQYQITGIAYGDLYLDGHRDWGEKVANAAGVDALYPLWSKKEDAGSLLERFVESGYKAIVIRVREDVLDETWLGRMLDESFLQDVQMTTICPMGESGEYHTFVYDGPLFTKKIHLESAEFVQLETTKKLEFKKYCLLETDK from the coding sequence ATGGAGAAACGAGTGGCATTATCATGGAGTGGCGGAAAAGATTGTTGTATGGCATTGGATACTCTTATTCAAACAGGATTTGAGGTCGCTTGCCTCGTAACCACTGTTCCAAAGGAGATTGGCCGAACATTTGGACACGGAGAGCGCACAGATATGATTCGATTACAAGGAGAGGCCCTTTCTATACCTGTTCATTTTATCGAATGCACGTTTGAAACATACACAGAAGAATTTGTTAAAGCTGTGCAAACCTTGAAGAATCAATATCAGATTACTGGTATTGCTTACGGAGATCTCTATTTAGATGGTCATCGAGATTGGGGCGAAAAGGTAGCAAATGCTGCAGGTGTGGATGCCCTCTATCCCCTTTGGAGCAAAAAAGAAGATGCTGGATCATTACTGGAAAGGTTTGTCGAATCGGGCTATAAAGCCATTGTTATTCGGGTAAGAGAAGATGTGCTCGATGAGACGTGGCTTGGCAGAATGCTGGATGAATCGTTCTTACAAGATGTACAAATGACGACAATTTGCCCAATGGGAGAATCAGGAGAATACCATACCTTTGTGTATGATGGTCCTCTATTCACGAAAAAAATTCATTTGGAATCTGCTGAATTCGTCCAACTTGAAACAACTAAAAAACTAGAATTTAAGAAATATTGTTTACTTGAAACAGATAAATAA